The following is a genomic window from Coriobacteriaceae bacterium.
TGCCGTTCTCGGCGGCGTCGATGAGCGACTCGCACAGGCGGCTCTGCTTGGCCACGCGGTAGAGCGTGATGCGCAGCGAGATACACTCGGGGTCGTAGGCCGCCTCGTGAACCAGATCCAAGAACGGGTTCATGGCCTCATAGGGATAAAAGAGCAGCTTGTCGTGCTGCAGTACCTGCTCGCGGATGGAGCGGTTCATGTCGATGGTGGGGTTGGGCTGTGGTTTAAACGGCGTAAAGAGCAGCTCGTTGCGCAGATGCTCGGGAATCTTGCCCTCAATGCCAAAGACATAGCCCAGGTTGAGCGGGATATCGCAGGTAAAGACTGAGCGGCGCGAAAGCTCGAGTGCCTTGCGGATGGTCTTGAGCGTTTGCTTCTCGAGCGAACCCGAGACGGCGAGCACTACCGGCTGCAGGCGCAGGCGCTTCTTGAGGATGCGCTTCATGTGCTGGCGGTAGTCCTCTTCCTCCTCGACGCCTTCGCCGTCCGGATCGATGTCGGCGTTGCGGGTGACGCGGATGAGCGCGCGGTCGAGCGGCTTATAGGAGCCAAAGCAGCTGTCTAGGCAGGCGAGGATGACGTCCTCGAGCAGGATGTAGGAGTAGGTGCCGGTGGGCGAGGGGATCTCGACCACGCGGTTCATCGAGGCGGGAATCTCGATAAGGCCCAGCAGACTCTCCTCGTCGGTGACGCCGTCTAGGCCGCAGGCCAGGTAGAGAGCGCCGTTGCGCAGGTTGGGGAAGGGGTGGCGCGGGTCGATCACCAGCGGCGAGATGACCGGCGAAACGTAGGCCTGGAAGTAGCGGGTGACAAAGGTGCGCTCCTCGGGCGTGAGCGATTCGACACGCGCGCGGTGGACGCCCAGGGCGTCGAGCTTGCCCTCGATGCTCTTGAAGATGGACTCCCAGCGGTCGAGGAGCTCGGGCAGCTCCGCTACGACGGCTTCGACCTGCTCGGAGGCGGTCATATTGCTCTTGTTGTCTACGGGTTGTTTTTTGAGCTCGGCCAGGTCGGATAGGCCGCCCACGCGCACCATAAGGAACTCGTCGAGGTTGGACTCGAAGATCGAGACGAACTTGAGGCGCTCGAACAGCGGCACGGACTCATCGAAGGCCTCGTCGAGCACGCGGTTGTCAAAGCGTAGCCAGCTGAGCTCTCGGTTCTGCGTGTACGAGAAGTCGCGCGGCGGTTTGCGCAGCTTTGCGGCGGCTTGCTTCTTTTCGATTTTGCTCGGCATATGCATCTGTCCGTTCAGTCCCCGTAGAGGACGGTAGCCTAACTCTAATTCACTATTGTCTCAATTTAGTCGACCGCTGGCACTGACGTATCGCGTGAACGGTATCTTTACCTACTTCTTACGCTGACAAGTTATAGGACTGACGCCCTGCTCGTCTGCAAGCGGTCTATATCCTCACTCAACTGGTACGTAAGTGTGAATAAGAATGATGGATAGCTGAATATCATTGAATGCAGGCGGAAACGTAAACAAACATCATTTATATACATAAAACCGATTTAGCTATGCAATTTTGAATCAAAAGTTTAGAGATGCAATTGCAAATAGTTTTTAGGAAAAAAGAGCGTTTACCTTAGAAAAGTTACTTTAGAACGCCGAAGTACATTATGGGGGAATCTCATGCGATATACCGTTCATCGCACTTTGTTGACCGTTCGGGGGCGAGGTGGAATTGCGGGTGGAATTTGGATATAACTAGAGCTGTCAGCAAGCAGTGCCCGTTACGGAAGGGCGCTGAGAGATTCGGCCGAAAGGCCCGAAAGAAAGGTAGGAGGCCATGACGAAAGGTCTGCACGTGCCTTCCGAGATCGGCAAGCTCAGGAAGGTCTGCCTGCACCGTCCCGGCGACGAGCTCCTCAACCTGCCGCCCGACGAGCTCGAGCGACTCCTGTTCGACGACGTCCCGTTCCTGGAGGTCGCGCAGCAGGAGCACGACACCTTCGCCCAGATCCTGAGGGACCAGGGCGTGGAGGTCCTCTATCTCGAGAACCTCGTCGCCGAGGTGTTCGACCAGGTCCCCGGCGCCCGCGCCGAGTTCACCGACCAGTACATCGCCGAGGCCGGCATCCGCGGCCAGCACATGCCGCAGATCGTCCGCGAGAAGCTGGACTCCATCGAGGACAACCTCGAGTTCGTCAAGAAGACCATGGCCGGCATGACCAAGTCCGAGATCGACATGCCCCTCACGGCGTCCACGACCCTCGACTCCCTGGTCAACTCCGAGTCCGAGTCCGACCTGATCATCGACCCGATGCCCAACCTCTACTTCACCCGCGACCCGTTCGCGGTCGTCGGCGAGGGCGTCAACCTCAACCGCATGTACTCGGTCACCCGCAACCGCGAGACCCTGTACGGCAAGTACATCTTCAAGTACCACCCCGACTACAAGGACGTCTCGCTGTACTTCCGCCGCGACTGCCAGTTCCACACCGAGGGCGGCGACGTGCTGAACATCAACGAGAAGACCCTCGCCGTCGGCATCTCCCAGCGCACCCAGGCCGCCGCGATCGACGTCATGGCCCAGAACATCTTCTGGAACTCCGACTCCAAGGTCGAGCGCATCCTGGCCTTCGACATCCCGGTCTCGCGCGCCTTCATGCACCTCGACACGGTCTTCACCCAGATCGACGTCGATAAGTTCACGATCCACCCCGCCATCATGGGCACCCTGCGCGTCTACGAGCTGACCGCCGGCAAGAACCCGGGCGACGTGAACATCCGCCTGATCGAGGACACCCTCGAGCACGTCCTGGAGGACGCCACCGGCGTCGACCAGGTCAAGCTGATCCCCTGCGGCGGCGGCGACCCGATCGCGGCCTCCCGCGAGCAGTGGAACGACGGCTCCAACACCCTGTGCGTCGAGCCCGGCAAGATCTGCGTCTACGCCCGCAACACCGTCACCAACGACGTGCTGTACAAGGAGGGCCTGGACCTTCTCGTCGTGCCCTCCGCCGAGCTCTCCCGCGGCCGCGGCGGCCCGCGCTGCATGAGCATGCCCTTCTGGCGCGAGGACCTCTAAGGTCTTCAAGGACCCGTACAGGTCATAATACATACATCTAGCTGCCATTAGATGTCTCCCATTGGGGCGGTGCGGGTTTTCGCACCGCCCCAATCTTGTATGAGGAACGTCAACACGGTTGGATGACTGCTTTTGTAAGGAGCTTGGCCATGGACATCAAGACGATTGGCGTTGAGGAATGGCTCAACGTTTGGGAGAAGAGCGCCACGTGGGACATCGCCCAGTCGACGATCTCGTCGCTCACCATGGGCGAGCTACGCGCGCTCGATGAACAGGACGGCGCCACGTTCTACGAGCGCCTGGACCGCGAGAAGATGAACTACGGCTGGATCGAGGGCTCGCCGGAGTTTAAGGCCGAGGTTGACAAGCTGTATCGTCGCGAGGTCAATCCCGATCACATTCTGCAGACCAATGGCTGCACGGGCGCTAACCTCAACGCCATCATGGCTGTGGTCGAGCCCGGCGACCATGTTATCGCCGAGTGGCCCACCTACGCGCCGCTCTATGAGATCCCACGTACGCTCGGCGCCGAGGTCGAGTATTGGGAGCTTTGCGAGGAACTCGGCTGGAAGCCCGATATCGAGGAACTCAAGCGCTTGGTGCGCCCCAACACCAAGCTTATCTGCATAAACAACGCATCGAACCCCATCGGTACGGTGCTCGATACCGATATGCTCGGCCAGATTGCCGAGATCGCCCGTTCGGTGGGCGCCTACGTGCTGTGCGACGAGGTGTATCTGCCGCTCGAAAACACTGAGTCCTTTATGTCGATGGTCGACGTGTACGAGAGGGCCATTGTCACCAACTCGTTGTCGAAGACCTATTCGACGCCTGCGGCCCGCGTGGGCTGGGTCGTGGCCGACGAAGAGGTGTCCAACCGCATCCGTACCTATCGCGATTACACCATGATCTGCGGCGGTGTGTTCAACGACGCCTTGGCGACCTATGTGCTTGAGCACAAGGACAAGATCCTCGAGCGCAATCGCAAGATCGTGTTTGGCAACCGCGATATCGCGCAGGCTTGGATCGATACGCAGCATCGCGTTTCCTGGACGGCCCCACAGGGCGTGTCTACCTCGTTTATCCAGCTGGATATTCCCGAGGACGACGAGGAGTTCTGCAAGCGCCTGCTGTCCGAGAGGGGAGTGCTGCTGGTACCCGGCAGCCGCTTTGAGCTTCCCTGTGGCGCACGCCTGGGCTACTGCGCGAGCGAGGACGTTCTGCGCGAGGGCCTGAGGCTTTTGGGCGAGGCGCTGGCGGAGTTTGATCGCTAGGATTCCGATGATCTTCGAGGGCGTTATCTAAATTGGCCGAAGATAATCGAAAACGGACCCGTTTCCCTAGTGAAGCGGGTCCGTTTTTCTATACCGAGAAGTCAAGTTGTTACAAATGGGGCCGTAAAGCGAGCCGGTATCCGCTGGGCCTTATACTGAGTTTCCGGTGAACGGTATCAAGCGTCTGGTAAACGGTAATTTATTTACCAGAAATGAATAGGACAAACTTTTTTCTGAATAAAAATGAAAATGGTTGAGACGCGGTATGAACCGCTAATTCTATTCATAGCTTTAGTGGAAATATGCAATTTGAGGATGGTTTAACAAAGTTAAGTTCCATTTGATTTTAGGATTGAAAACGCGTTTAAGCACGTAAATACGCTTTATTAAGATGAAGTGTGCCATGCGTGAAGTATATGTGTATGCCGTTCACCCCCTATAAAAAACCGTTCGGGGGCAAGGTGGAAGTATGGGCTGATTTTGGATATAAATATGTCGTCAGCAATAACGCCTCACACGGAGGGGCGCTAACGAATCGGCCCTGACAAGGGCCCGAAAGAAAGGTAGGAGGCCATGACGAAAGGTCTGCACGTGCCTTCCGAGATCGGCAAGCTCAGGAAGGTCTGCCTGCACCGTCCCGGCGACGAGCTCCTCAACCTGCCGCCCGACGAGCTCGAGCGACTCCTGTTCGACGACGTCCCGTTCCTGGAGGTCGCGCAGCAGGAGCACGACACCTTCGCCCAGATCCTGAGGGACCAGGGCGTGGAGGTCCTCTATCTCGAGAACCTCGTCGCCGAGGTGTTCGACCAGGTCCCCGGCGCCCGCGCCGAGTTCACCGACCAGTACATCGCCGAGGCCGGCATCCGCGGCCAGCACATGCCGCAGATCGTCCGCGAGAAGCTGGACTCCATCGAGGACAACCTCGAGTTCGTCAAGAAGACCATGGCCGGCATGACCAAGTCCGAGATCGACATGCCCCTCACGGCGTCCACGACCCTCGACTCCCTGGTCAACTCCGAGTCCGAGTCCGACCTGATCATCGACCCGATGCCCAACCTCTACTTCACCCGCGACCCGTTCGCGGTCGTCGGCGAGGGCGTCAACCTCAACCGCATGTACTCGGTCACCCGCAACCGCGAGACCCTGTACGGCAAGTACATCTTCAAGTACCACCCCGACTACAAGGACGTCTCGCTGTACTTCCGCCGCGACTGCCAGTTCCACACCGAGGGCGGCGACGTGCTGAACATCAACGAGAAGACCCTCGCCGTCGGCATCTCCCAGCGCACCCAGGCCGCCGCGATCGACGTCATGGCCCAGAACATCTTCTGGAACTCCGACTCCAAGGTCGAGCGCATCCTGGCCTTCGACATCCCGGTCTCGCGCGCCTTCATGCACCTCGACACGGTCTTCACCCAGATCGACGTCGATAAGTTCACGATCCACCCCGCCATCATGGGCACCCTGCGCGTCTACGAGCTGACCGCCGGCAAGAACCCGGGCGACGTGAACATCCGCCTGATCGAGGACACCCTCGAGCACGTCCTGGAGGACGCCACCGGCGTCGACCAGGTCAAGCTGATCCCCTGCGGCGGCGGCGACCCGATCGCGGCCTCCCGCGAGCAGTGGAACGACGGCTCCAACACCCTGTGCGTCGAGCCCGGCAAGATCTGCGTCTACGCCCGCAACACCGTCACCAACGACGTGCTGTACAAGGAGGGCCTGGACCTTCTCGTCGTGCCCTCCGCCGAGCTCTCCCGCGGCCGCGGCGGCCCGCGCTGCATGAGCATGCCCTTCTGGCGCGAGGACCTCTAAGTCTTTCCGTTTCCGGTGCGGTCCCCCTACAACCGCACCGGCTTCGCCCGTTAAACGGGCAACACTAATACTTACGTAATTCATTTCTTCGAAAGGAATCGAACCATGGGTGTTAACCTCTCCGGCCGTAGCTTCCTCAAGCTTCTCGACCTCACCACCGAGGAGATCGAGTACCTGCTCAAGCTTTCCAAGAACTTCAAGGATATGAAGCGCGCTGGCGTTCCGCACCGCTATCTCGAGGGCAAGAACATCGTTCTGCTCTTCCAGAAGACCTCCACTCGTACCCGCTGCGCCTTCGAGGTCGGCGGCATGGATCTGGGCATGGGCGTCACCTACCTCGATCCGGGTTCGTCGCAGATGGGCAAGAAGGAGTCCATCGAGGACACCGCCCGCGTTCTCGGCCGCATGTATGACGGCATCGAGTTCCGTGGCTTTGCCCAGGACGACGTCGAGGAGCTCGCTGCTAAGTCCGGCGTGCCTGTCTGGAACGGCCTGACCACCGAGTGGCATCCCACCCAGATGCTCGCCGACATCCTGACCGTCCAGGAGAACTTCAATTACGACATCAAGGGCAAGACTCTCGTCTTCATGGGCGACTGCAAGAACAACGTTGCTCGCTCCCTCATGGTCGTCTGCTCCAAGCTCGGTATGAACTTCGTGGCCTGCGGCCCCGAGGAGTGCATGCCCGCTGACGACGTCATCGAGGCCTGCAAGCCCATCGCCGAGGCCAACGGCTGCACCATCAAGCTGACCACCGACGTCAAGGACGGCGTCACCGGTGCCGACGTTATCTACACCGACGTGTGGGTCTCCATGGGCGAGCCCGACGAGGTCTGGGCCGAGCGCATCGCTCAGCTTACCCCGTATCGTGTTACCTCCGAGGTCATGGCTATGGCCAACCCGGGTGCCATCTTCCTGCACTGCCTGCCCAGCTTCCACGACACCAACACCACGATTGGCGCAGAGAAGTGCGAGCAGTTCGGCATCACCGAGCAGGAGGTCACCGACGAGGTCTTCGAGAGCCCCGCTTCCAAGGTCTTCGACGAGGCCGAGAACCGCATGCACACCATCAAGGCTGTCATGTACGCCACGCTCAAGTAAGAGCATCTAGCATCTCGCTCGGGGTGTCTTGCTGCACACCCCGAGCGGCTTTGTCTGGTAAATATCTCGCGTCGGGCGGTGGGCACGGCACGGAAGATCCGCTTAGCGCGAGAAAGTTAAATGATTTATGAAGGGGGGATGAGAACCATGACTGAGACCGCTAAGAAAAAGCGCGGTATGCCTTCATCGTTCACCATTCTTCTAGCTCTGCTGGCAATTGTTGCAGTGATTACCGTTATCGTCTCCGGCACGTCCGGCGGCGCGGTTACTGCAGCCCGCTTGAGCGATTTCTGCACCGCCCCGATCCTGGGCTTCGCTGACGCTCTGCCCGTCTGCCTCTTCGTTATGATCCTGGGCGGCTTCCTCGGTATGATGACCGAGACCGGCGCTCTGGACAACGGCATCGCCGTTCTGGTGCAGAAGCTTAAGGGCAACGAGATCATGCTCGTTCCTGTCCTTATGCTCATCTTCTCCCTCGGTGGTACCACCTATGGTATGTGCGAGGAGACCGTTCCCTTCTACGCCCTGCTCGCCGCTACCATGATGGCCGCTGGCTTCGACCCCATGGTCGGCGCCGCTACCGTCCTGCTCGGCGCTGGCTGCGGCTGCCTGGGCTCCACGGTTAACCCGTTCGCCGTCGGCGCTGCCGTCGACGCTCTGACCGGCGTTGGCATTGAGGTCAACCAGTCCATCATCATCGGCCTCGGTGCCGTCCTGTGGATTGTCACTACCGCTATGTCCATCGTTTTCGTGATGAACTATGCCAAGAAGGTCAAGGCTGACAAGGGTTCCACCATCCTGTCGATGCAGGAGCTCAAGGACGCCGAAGAGGCTCACGGCAAGGCTGCTTCCGAGGTCCACAAGGAGGTCAAGCTCACCGGTCGTCAGAAGGGTGTTCTGATCGCCTTCGCCTTCACCTTCGTCGTCATGATCGTCGGCTTCATTCCGCTGGCCGATCTCAACGAGGGCGTCGCCAACTTCTTCGACGCTGGCGCTGTCTACGACGCCGATGGTAACGCCGTCGTCCAGGGCTGGTCTGCCCTGATCACCGGCCTGCCCATTGGCCAGTGGTACTTCGACGAGGCTTCCACCTGGTTCTTCCTCATGGCCGTCCTGATCGGTATCATCGGTGGCCTGTCCGAGAAGCAGATCGTCAACACCTTCATCACCGGCGCTGCCGACATGATGTCCGTTGTTCTCGTTATCGCCCTCGCCCGTGGTATCTCCGTCCTCATGGCTAACACCGGCCTCGACGTCTTCGTCCTCGACGCTGCCGCCAATGCCCTGGCTGGCCTGTCCGGCGTGATCTTCGCTCCCATGAGCTTCCTGGTCTACTTCGGCCTGTCCTTCCTGATCCCCTCGACCTCCGGTATGGCCACCGTCTCCATGCCCATCATGGGACCGCTGGCTGTTAAGCTTGGCTTCTCGCCCGAGGTCATGGTCATGATCTTCTCCGCCGCCATCGGTGTCGTGAACCTGTTCACCCCGACTTCCGGCGCCATCATGGGCGGTCTCGCCCTGGCCAAGATCGAGTGGACGACCTGGCTCAAGTTTGCCCTTAAGCTCATCGTCGCGCTCTCCGTCGTCTGCGCCGTCATCCTGACCGTCGCCTGCGTGCTGCTCTAAGTACCCAACGGGTACCCCACGGAAACCTTGACGATCCTGTAAAGGATCACCTGGTCATCGTCTGTCCGGTGGGGTAAACCCACCGGTAGACTCCTACCTTTAGCCCCCTTCCGTTCCGTGCGCGGGAGGGGGCGCACTTATGTTGCGCGGTTCTACGAACCGCGCAACCAGTCGACGCTGCGCGCCGCCCAGGACGACAATTTGTCATTCAAAAGGCAAGGCATGACCAAAAGGTCTATGCCTCGCCTTTTTCATGCCAACTTGTACGTCCTGGACGGCGCTCGCTGTCCGTCCTCTGCCTGCGGCGCTTTCCATTGTTGGTGCAGAGGGCGCTTTGCCTACTCTGGCGGGCTTTCGCTGGCTTATGCTCAACCTGCGACGTTTCCATTATTGATACAAAGGCCAGGTTTGTTTGAACCAAAAAGGGGAAGTTGCGGTGGAATAGTTCCTGTTTGGCCGTCTTGAGGGGTTAAACGGGAACTATTTCACCGCAACTTATCGATGGCGTGTTTGGTTGGTGCCAGTTGATTGCTTGGGCGTTGGGGAGGGTCTGCTCCGTTATAATCGCCTAGAACATTAATTGGAAACGGGACGGGAGCCATACATGCGCCAGGGTTTCGACAACGCGAAGTATATCGAGCTGCAGGCTGCTCACATTAAGGAGCGCATCTCGCAGTTTGGTGGCAAGCTCTATTTGGAGTTTGGCGGTAAGCTGTTCGATGACTATCATGCGAGCCGCGTGCTGCCGGGTTTTGAACCGGACAGCAAGTTCCGCATGCTCAAGAGCATCGCCGACGATGTCGAGGTTATCATCGCGATCAACGCGAACCACATCGAGAAAAACAAGGCTCGTGGTGACCTTGGCATTACCTAT
Proteins encoded in this region:
- the ppk1 gene encoding polyphosphate kinase 1, coding for MPSKIEKKQAAAKLRKPPRDFSYTQNRELSWLRFDNRVLDEAFDESVPLFERLKFVSIFESNLDEFLMVRVGGLSDLAELKKQPVDNKSNMTASEQVEAVVAELPELLDRWESIFKSIEGKLDALGVHRARVESLTPEERTFVTRYFQAYVSPVISPLVIDPRHPFPNLRNGALYLACGLDGVTDEESLLGLIEIPASMNRVVEIPSPTGTYSYILLEDVILACLDSCFGSYKPLDRALIRVTRNADIDPDGEGVEEEEDYRQHMKRILKKRLRLQPVVLAVSGSLEKQTLKTIRKALELSRRSVFTCDIPLNLGYVFGIEGKIPEHLRNELLFTPFKPQPNPTIDMNRSIREQVLQHDKLLFYPYEAMNPFLDLVHEAAYDPECISLRITLYRVAKQSRLCESLIDAAENGKEVTVLMELRARFDEQNNIEWAERLEEAGCTVIYGSEGFKCHSKICQLTYREGMALTRLTLLGTGNFNEKTAKLYSDFMLMTAHPGIGEDANLFFRNLSLGNLRGDYRFLGVAPVGLKPLIMRGLDREIQRALAGEPARVFFKLNSLTDREVIDKIAEASCAGVRVDMIIRGISCLKPGVPGKTENVHVRSIVGRFLEHARVYAFGVDSDMIYLSSADMMTRNTEHRVEIAFPVLDPTCRALVHEYMGMQLRDNVKARSLTSDGTWVPVERKEGEKPFNSQEALLERAYRNAEAAEAKPAPAPEPQPTTPEVQKVQATVIEPEPAPAPRPEPQVTKPAPETSARRDKPAGKTKAIERHRPGRVRMGLGLIGLGLKTLITGKTK
- the arcA gene encoding arginine deiminase, coding for MTKGLHVPSEIGKLRKVCLHRPGDELLNLPPDELERLLFDDVPFLEVAQQEHDTFAQILRDQGVEVLYLENLVAEVFDQVPGARAEFTDQYIAEAGIRGQHMPQIVREKLDSIEDNLEFVKKTMAGMTKSEIDMPLTASTTLDSLVNSESESDLIIDPMPNLYFTRDPFAVVGEGVNLNRMYSVTRNRETLYGKYIFKYHPDYKDVSLYFRRDCQFHTEGGDVLNINEKTLAVGISQRTQAAAIDVMAQNIFWNSDSKVERILAFDIPVSRAFMHLDTVFTQIDVDKFTIHPAIMGTLRVYELTAGKNPGDVNIRLIEDTLEHVLEDATGVDQVKLIPCGGGDPIAASREQWNDGSNTLCVEPGKICVYARNTVTNDVLYKEGLDLLVVPSAELSRGRGGPRCMSMPFWREDL
- a CDS encoding aminotransferase, translated to MDIKTIGVEEWLNVWEKSATWDIAQSTISSLTMGELRALDEQDGATFYERLDREKMNYGWIEGSPEFKAEVDKLYRREVNPDHILQTNGCTGANLNAIMAVVEPGDHVIAEWPTYAPLYEIPRTLGAEVEYWELCEELGWKPDIEELKRLVRPNTKLICINNASNPIGTVLDTDMLGQIAEIARSVGAYVLCDEVYLPLENTESFMSMVDVYERAIVTNSLSKTYSTPAARVGWVVADEEVSNRIRTYRDYTMICGGVFNDALATYVLEHKDKILERNRKIVFGNRDIAQAWIDTQHRVSWTAPQGVSTSFIQLDIPEDDEEFCKRLLSERGVLLVPGSRFELPCGARLGYCASEDVLREGLRLLGEALAEFDR
- the argF gene encoding ornithine carbamoyltransferase produces the protein MGVNLSGRSFLKLLDLTTEEIEYLLKLSKNFKDMKRAGVPHRYLEGKNIVLLFQKTSTRTRCAFEVGGMDLGMGVTYLDPGSSQMGKKESIEDTARVLGRMYDGIEFRGFAQDDVEELAAKSGVPVWNGLTTEWHPTQMLADILTVQENFNYDIKGKTLVFMGDCKNNVARSLMVVCSKLGMNFVACGPEECMPADDVIEACKPIAEANGCTIKLTTDVKDGVTGADVIYTDVWVSMGEPDEVWAERIAQLTPYRVTSEVMAMANPGAIFLHCLPSFHDTNTTIGAEKCEQFGITEQEVTDEVFESPASKVFDEAENRMHTIKAVMYATLK
- a CDS encoding YfcC family protein, which codes for MTETAKKKRGMPSSFTILLALLAIVAVITVIVSGTSGGAVTAARLSDFCTAPILGFADALPVCLFVMILGGFLGMMTETGALDNGIAVLVQKLKGNEIMLVPVLMLIFSLGGTTYGMCEETVPFYALLAATMMAAGFDPMVGAATVLLGAGCGCLGSTVNPFAVGAAVDALTGVGIEVNQSIIIGLGAVLWIVTTAMSIVFVMNYAKKVKADKGSTILSMQELKDAEEAHGKAASEVHKEVKLTGRQKGVLIAFAFTFVVMIVGFIPLADLNEGVANFFDAGAVYDADGNAVVQGWSALITGLPIGQWYFDEASTWFFLMAVLIGIIGGLSEKQIVNTFITGAADMMSVVLVIALARGISVLMANTGLDVFVLDAAANALAGLSGVIFAPMSFLVYFGLSFLIPSTSGMATVSMPIMGPLAVKLGFSPEVMVMIFSAAIGVVNLFTPTSGAIMGGLALAKIEWTTWLKFALKLIVALSVVCAVILTVACVLL